A window of the Artemia franciscana chromosome 3, ASM3288406v1, whole genome shotgun sequence genome harbors these coding sequences:
- the LOC136025026 gene encoding FAST kinase domain-containing protein 1, mitochondrial-like produces the protein MVFVFHHKMVQKMKLLIYLPNCKFWSNLNLRRSRKIHVSGLSRVFDQVYWEKRSIGLPKQNLGDDSFFKRKHKSENLFNLSVSLPLYEMQDELLKNILNTTEIDELILLLAKNENKLNYKHISQVIWSIYIIAKGYIMEENQGMVDEKEYSDLRNDIGSKIMNKMDHMYLLDLIEGVLEKMDLDSVVRVLLALSWLASPLTETLNSKFVSLLIKDLDHLNSEGLAVLSTAIRYNKETIGEDKNYFLGHVLNSATKKLDCCENVECLQNLAIVFYRTSHLLQEDVIENFKDRLQLFLDSNQVTKKQPKYLLRFLQCLAVQKDRNLHEMGVVILKLLEPVIDELHPYELLWLNTVLARTLEPTSLIQKVAERSSRLLEMSKSLTPMSRLNLLSCVRYVPAPSRRKIEDLLIIALEDTKFKFRFRDILQTIKLSRTRKPAILDSFWVRIIEACDNHTSEYYKYVLLSHACTWYLDHVYLKHRSNRCREFESYARTQFLKNSVYSRAYLKGALPFIIATSDYEIPDSIVQAFQNMLLNDTFVINLMKGIDSSIFWHSTKVPRILAEQFSDIKKRLESYTMTRCDEIKSIYDCSRAVASVSRKSEPNRVFMEICQRKLDDSNEPLNSAVICDILDSFLHRNWALNKAFNAFVNYVIEQKENIAITTIGKILRYLYHFGFVPEKSKEFAELAADKLIRGTGEVQGLTILQGALALNFLQYLPLELVKKIFSASFLDYLDAEIDSESLSYPANVRRSLMLLNRAVCLGSPEAKVPWFHEQYCQSILHTKQDEHGCNSSVLNREIYFCLIQLLGGSHFIKSSSVSPYYHRIDFELRLTNRGQPLSTGSYDMFNQKYQLQKNYEKLALLAAEEKFFPVNSKNMKGQYHLKVRELEMLGYRVIVIPYYLWYSMELSQLQSKKEYMSNLLWPDR, from the exons GTTTTTGTTTTCCACCATAAAATGGTTCAGAAGATGAAGCTGCTTATCTATTTGCCAAATTGTAAATTTTGGTCCAACTTGAATCTTCGTCGTTCAAGGAAAATTCACGTATCAGGATTATCAAGAGTTTTTGATCAAGTTTATTGGGAAAAAAGAAGTATTGGCTTGCCAAAGCAAAACTTGGGTgatgattctttttttaaaaggaaacacaaaagtgaaaatttgtttaatcTTTCTGTCTCACTACCTCTTTATGAGATGCAGGATGAACTcttaaagaatattttgaacacaACTGAGATTGATGagcttattttattattagcaaaaaatgaaaacaagttaAACTATAAACATATAAGTCAAGTCATTTGGTCAATTTATATAATAGCCAAAGGTTATATAATGGAGGAAAACCAAGGTATGGTTGACGAAAAAGAATATTCTGACCTGAGAAACGACATTGGCtctaaaataatgaataaaatggACCATATGTACTTGCTTGATTTGATCGAAGGCGTATTGGAAAAGATGGATTTGGATAGTGTAGTCAGAGTATTGCTGGCACTGAGTTGGTTGGCATCTCCGTTGACCGAAACATTGAACTCtaagtttgtttctttgttaatTAAAGATCTTGACCATTTAAATAGTGAAGGTCTTGCTGTCTTGTCGACGGCTATTAGATATAATAAAGAAACTATTGGCGAAGATAAAAATTACTTTCTTGGACATGTTCTAAATTCTGCGACTAAGAAATTAGACTGCTGCGAAAATGTTGAGTGTTTACAAAATTTAGCCATTGTTTTCTACAGGACTTCACATCTTTTGCAAGAAGATgttatagaaaattttaaagatcGTCTTCAGCTATTTCTAGATAGTAATCAAGTGAcaaaaaaacagccaaaataCCTCCTTCGTTTTCTTCAGTGCTTAGCTGTGCAGAAAGATAGAAACTTGCATGAAATGGGTGTGGTCATACTTAAGCTTCTTGAGCCAGTAATAGATGAGCTACATCCTTATGAACTTCTGTGGTTAAACACGGTCTTAGCAAGAACACTTGAACCTACCTCCTTGATTCAAAAGGTTGCCGAGAGATCGTCCCGTTTGCTTGAAATGTCAAAATCTCTTACGCCAATGTCTCGGCTTAATTTACTCTCATGCGTTCGTTATGTGCCGGCTCCTAGCAGACGAAAAATTGAAGATCTTTTGATTATAGCCCTTGAAGATACCAAGTTTAAATTCAGGTTTCGTGACATACTACAAACAATCAAGCTTTCTCGGACCAGAAAACCGGCTATCTTGGACTCCTTTTGGGTGCGCATAATTGAAGCTTGTGATAACCATACTTCTGAATATTATAAGTATGTTCTGTTAAGTCACGCTTGTACTTGGTACTTAGACCATGTGTACTTAAAGCACAGATCTAATCGGTGCAGAGAATTTGAGTCGTATGCCAGAACACAGTTTCTAAAAAATTCTGTTTACTCAAGGGCCTATTTAAAGGGTGCACTTCCGTTCATAATAGCTACATCTGATTATGAAATTCCTGACTCCATAGTTCaagcttttcaaaatatgttgCTAAATGACACATTTGTGATTAATCTGATGAAAGGAATAGATTCCTCCATATTTTGGCATTCGACCAAAGTCCCAAGAATTTTGGCAGAGCAGTTTTCAGATATCAAAAAACGTTTAGAGTCATACACAATGACAAGATGTGATGAAATTAAATCTATTTACGATTGTAGTAGGGCTGTTGCCTCAGTCAGCCGAAAAAGTGAGCCAAATCGAGTGTTTATGGAAATTTGCCAaag GAAACTTGACGATTCCAACGAGCCTCTGAATTCTGCCGTAATCTGTGATATTCTGGACAGTTTTCTGCACAGGAATTGGGCTTTAAATAAAGCTTTCAATGCTTTCGTAAACTATGTCATagaacagaaagaaaatataGCCATAACCACTATCGGGAAAATTCTACGGTACCTTTATCATTTTGGTTTTGTACCAGAAAAGTCAAAGGAATTTGCAGAACTTGCAGCAGATAAACTAATAAG GGGTACTGGTGAAGTTCAGGGATTGACCATACTCCAGGGAGCTTTAGCCTTGAATTTCCTTCAATATTTGCCTTTGGAGCTGGTCAAGAAAATCTTTAGTGCTTCCTTCTTAGACTACTTAGATGCTGAGATTGATTCTGAAAGTCTCTCg TATCCGGCCAACGTTAGAAGGTCTCTGATGTTGCTTAATAGGGCGGTGTGCCTTGGCTCTCCTGAAGCGAAAGTCCCCTGGTTCCATGAACAGTATTGTCAGTCAATTTTACATACTAAGCAag ATGAGCATGGATGTAATTCTTCGGTGTTAAATCGGGAAATATACTTCTGTTTAATTCAGCTCCTTGGAGGAAGTCATTTTATCAAGAGCTCTTCCGTGTCTCCGTATTATCACAGAATTg attttgaaTTACGTCTAACAAATCGGGGCCAGCCTTTGTCAACGGGTTCTTATGATATGTTTAATCAAAAATACCAATTgcaaaaaaactacgaaaaactGGCTTTACTGGCTGCTGAAGAAAAGTTCTTTCCTGTCAACAGCAAGAATATGAAGGGACAATATCATTTAAAAGTCAGAGAATTGGAAATGTTAGGATACCGTGTTATTGTGATTCCCTATTATTTATGGTATTCAATGGAACTAAGTCAACTACAGTCCAAGAAAGAGTATATGTCGAATTTATTATGGCCTGATAGATAG